The genomic DNA GGGAACAATCGAATGGGCTTATTATTATACAAGTCCTCCACTCGGAGTAGAGCCGAATTCCACTGAAGCGATTCAATGGGCATCATCTTATGGAATCTTTCATTGGGGTCCGGTCGCATGGGCAATTTATTGCTTACCGGCATTACCGATTTCCTACTTCTATTATGTTCGTAAGAAACCTGTACTTAAAATCAGTGAAGCATGCCGTCCATTAATCGGTAAACTTGCTGATGGTCCATTAGGAAAAGTCATTGATGTCCTGTTCATTTTCGGACTATTGGGAGGCGCAGGTACTACACTTGCTCTCGGTACGCCTCTAATCGCAGCAGGATTGAACAACATGTTTGGATGGGAAGAATCCCTTTCCCTTAAAACTTATATTCTAGTCATATGTACGACGATCTTTGCAATCAGTGCTTACTCTGGACTGAAAAAAGGAATCAAGGTCTTAAGTGATATCAACTTATGGCTTTCCTTCTTACTATTAGGATTCGTCTTTATCGTCGGACCTACTGTTTTCTTAGCAGAAACGACGGTAAACAGCCTTGGATTGATTGCGGACAACTTCTTCCATATGGCGACATGGACAGAACCATTCAATAACTTTGGCCCGTTTGAAAAGACGAGTTTCCCAGAATACTGGACTGTGTTCTATTGGGCTTGGTGGCTTGTTTACGCACCATTCATCGGATTGTTCATCGCTAAAATTTCAAGAGGACGAACAGTGAAGCAAATTATCCTTGGTACCATCCTTTACGGTACACTCGGCTGTGTATTATATTTCGGCCTACTCGGAAACTATGGTCTATACCTTGAGCTTAGCGGTAAGTTCTCTGTCGTTGATGTGTTGAATAACCAAGGTGCACCAGCAGCTATCATGGGCACACTTGAACAATTACCTTTAGACTGGATTGTGATCCCGGTATTCCTTATTCTTGCAGTCATTTTCCTATCAACGACGTTCGACTCTGGTTCATATATCCTGGCTGCAGTCGTTCAGAACTATGTGGAAGATGAGCCTGTAAAATGGAACCGCCTATTTTGGGCTTTTGCACTATCCTTGCTACCATTGATCTTAATGTACATCGGCGGACTTTCCAGCCTACAGACAGCTAGTATACTCGGTGCATTCCCATTACTAATCATTATGTCAATGTTGGGTGCCTCGTTCATTAAAGCTGCTGATCACGACTTAATCATGGAAGAAAAGAAAAAGAAAGAACAGAGAAAAGCAAGCTAACCTATCTAACAATTTCCTATTTTGAAAGCTGTTAAACATGAAACCTCTGCCATCCATCAATTGGCAGAGGTTTTTTTACTCTTTTTAGAATAATGGTATACTTCTACCGTAAAGGGGGTGTTGGATATGTCATCGGTACATATTAAAGGTGATAAGGTCATATTAAGAGATTTACAGGATGATGATCTAGATGATCTCTATTACTGGAATTATGAAGCAGCAGACCGGGAACATCTTAAATGGAATGGACCCTATTACAAGAGACCTGCAATGGAAAAGGAAGAATTTAAGAAAACGCTAGATGATGACTTTCATAGAATTGCAACAGACCAAACTAGAAAGCTTTTAGTAATCGAGGTTGATCGTAGACTTATTGGTACCGTGAATTGGTATTGGGAAGATGAAGTGACCAATTGGCTCAGTAATGGAATCGTGATTTTTGATTCCAGATACTGGTCAGGAGGATACGGTACAGAAGCATTTACGCTCTGGACAGACTATATCTTTAAGAATATGGATGTTGTAAGGGTTGGCATTTCAACTTGGTCAGGGAATGACCGAATGATAAGATTAGCTCGAAAAATCGGAATGGTTGAAGAAGGGTGTATTCGAAAAGCTCGCATTGTAGATGGTGAATATTTCGATGCTATCAAGATGGGCGTACTCCGTGAAGAGTGGAATAGCGCTGTCATCAAATAAAGATTACCCTATTCAGTTACCTTAAGAAAGACAAGAACCAATATCGAAACAAACAGAAGGACTGTGAGCATCGGGATTCCAATATGGACTGCGAAATAACCTTGCAGTTCTATAGCTTCAGCGGTTTTGGTCCAATAGGATCCATAATCAAAAAGATTGGTCAAACTCCTTCCAGAAACACCGATGATGATGCCAATCAGAAAAATGATACTAAAAATGACAACCATTAAAAATCTCATTCCAATCCCTCCCCTTACTATCCGTGTACGTTTTTTTCTGCGTTTGGTTTCAGTTTTACACGTTTAAAATGAAATTGAATCGGTTATGGAATAGTACACTCGATATTCACTATAAATAAGGAGGCAATAGGAATGAGATTCTCCGAAAAACTAAGCAACCTAGAAAACAAAAAAGCTGAAGGTTCTCAGAAGATTTTATCCGTATACTTGAATACAGATCGAAGCCGACCGGATCAGCAAGGCGGCGAATGGAAAATTAAGTTGAAAAATGGATTGAACAAATTTGAGGAATATATTGAAGAAATGGGTGACCATGATGAATTGAAAGGTTACCGCGAATTAAAAGATAAAGTATACAACAAAATCACTGGGAGAGAGCGTGACTTGAAGCGAAGTGTCGTTCTCTTTGCGACCCCGGATGAAAGCATTTGGGTCATGGAAGATCTGCAAATCCCAATTGAAACGTCTTTCCACTGGGAAGACAAACCGGTATTGGACCAATTGAAAGAGCTACAATCCAACTATCCATACAGTGGAATCATCGTCATTCATAAAGAGGATGCAACTGTACTTGAGACGGAAATGGGTGTGTTAGTGGATGAATATCATTATTCATTCGACCCGGATATTGATGACTGGCGCGAGCATCAAGGACCATTAGCTGCTTCGATCTCCGCGTCAGAAACGAATAAAAAGGATGAATTCCAGGATCGTTTTGAAGAAAACCAAAAGCGCTGGTTAAAAGACTTAAGCTCTAAAATTACCAAGAAAGCAAAGAAAAACAAGTGGAAGGAAACCTATTTGATGGGTGAAAAAGGGTACTTGAATGAATTTGAGCGCCATCTTCCAATAAAAGAAACGAAGAAAACAGGTAAAAACCCTAGTCGTATGGATGCATCTAAAATCATTGACCAGGTGATTGCTGGATAATTCTATTAATTCTTTTGATCTCCCCATTTTATAAATAAATGTGAGGAGGGTGACCCGTCACCCTCCTCTTTTTTGTAGGGCTTTTTTAAAGAATTTTGCTTCACGAACCGCTTCAGGCGGACGCTTTCCGCGGGCAACGCTTCTATTTTTAAAACTTTTATAAAACTAATCGTGTATCCAGACGTTCGTACCGATTGGGACTAGGCTTGCGAGTTCGTTCACATCTTTGTTGTACATACGAATGCATCCCTTCGATACATTTTTCCCGATAGAGCTTGGGTTGTTTGTGCCATGGATACCGTAATGCGGCCTGGATAACCCCATCCACATCGTCCCATATGGTCCTCCAGGATTCGGCTGCTTATTGATAATTGTATATTCTCCAGTCGGTGTCGGCGTCAGCATTTTCCCTACTGCGATCGGGTAGGTTTTTAAAAGTTTCGTATGATCGAACAGTTTCAGCTGATGCTTTTTCAATGAAACATCGATTCAAAGCGGCATAAGAGATCGCCCTCTCTTTTTGATTCAACTATATGCCTGGATGGCTGTTTTTATTTTGCAGAAAGTTTAGGACATTATATTTAAGGAGTTTTCTTTTCATCTTGTGGAAATTTCGCTCCGACTTGTGGAAACTTAGCTAAAACTTGTGGGAAATTCACCCTTACTTGTGTAATTCTCACTCCGACTTGTGGAATTTAGCACTTTATTACTAGCAAATATAAAAGCACGTGCCGCAGCACGTGCTTACAAATCAATTAAAGTTCTGTTCGAATGTCCCAAAGCTCAGGGAAGAAACGGTGATCGAGAACGCGCTTAAGATAAGATACCCCTGAAGAACCGCCTGTGCCCATCTTATGGCCGATGATACGCTCCACTGTTTTCATATGACGGAATCGCCATTGTTGGAGCCAATCCTCGATATCAACGAGTTTTTCTGCTAACTGATACAGATTCCAATATTGATCAACGTTTCGATAAACCTCTACCCATGCAGCTTTTACTGATGGATCGCCTTCATACGTTTCAGAGAAATCCCGACTTAAAAGCTTCGGGTTAATTTCAAATCCAGCATTGGAGAGTTCTTGGATCGCTACATCATAAATACTTGGTGCTTCATAAGCCTTTTTTAACTTTGCATGAAGCTCTGGATCTTTTTTATAGATTTCCAATACGTGAGGCGTCTTGTATCCGAGTGCGAATTCAATCATGCGGTATTGATAGGATTGAAAACCCGATGCTTGTCCAAGGCTATCTCGAAATTCAAGGTACTCTGAAGGTGTAAGTGTCGATAAGACATCCCAAGCTTGGATGATTTGTGATTGGACCTTGGATACGCGTGCAAGCATTTTAAAGGCAGGCTGTAATTCACTCTTCTGGATTGAATCAATTGCAGCATTCAATTCATGTAAAATCATCTTCATCCAAAGTTCACTCACTTGATGAATGACAATAAAGAGCATTTCATCATGATGGCCTGATAGTCTCGTCTGACTAGAGAGGAGCCGATCAAGCTGCAAGTATTCTCCATAGGTCATGTTTTTCGTAAAATCCGTGTGGATTCCTTTTTCTGTCACATACTTCTCTTTTCCTTCTCCGTTATGGTTCTCCATCATCTCACTCACTTTCTAAAAAATGGTTTATGCGACCACGCCACGTTTATTTTCGTATTGCTTATATTGTTCTTCTTCCATGATTTTTTTCAATGTTTGAATGGCATGCCATACGTCCTCAAACGAATTATATAACGCTGCTGGGGTTAGACGGATTCCATTCGGATTCCTGAAGTCAGGTATTACCTTGTTCGCTTTCAGGGCTTTGCAGATCCGTGCTGCTTCAGGATGCTCCAAGTAAACATGCCCGCCTCGGCGATGATCTTCACGTGGATTTCCGATTTCAAATCCGTAATCCTTCAGTTCCTGATCAACAAGATCCATCATGTATTGGGTGAGCCGCAGCGATTTCTTACGTAGACGGTCGATACCGGCTTCGGCAAAAATCTCAAGTGATCCCCTTAAGGGGGCAAGACTCAACATGTGAGGGGTACCGATTTGAAATGCTCCTGCAGTATCAGCAGGTGTCAATTGATGGTCCATATCGAACTGTCTCGTTTTGTCTGAACTGAACCATCCCGCCAGTCCCGGGGCTTTTCCAAGATGCCTTTCATTGACGTAAATTCCAGCAACTGATCCCGGACCTGCGTTCACATATTTATAATTGCACCAGAATGCAAAGTCCACGCCCCACTCACTCAATGCATGTGGTAAAGCCCCGATTGAATGACAGAGATCGAATCCGACAATGATATTCCGTTTTTTCGCTTCTTCCGTCAATCTCTTCATATCGAGAACCTGTCCACTTCGGTACATGACACTTGGAAGCATGATCAAGGCAATATCATCCTTCATCGCAGCAATGATATCGTCTTCTTCTATTATTCTACCGTCCTTGCTTTTCACTTGAATGAGGTGTTCTTCAGGATCATATCCTTTCAGCTTTAATTGACTCTGGAGAGCGAAAATGTCAGAAGGAAACGTCAGTTCATCAGCCAGTATTTTTGTCCGCTTCCCTTCAGGTTTATAGAACGTAGCAATCAGCTGGTGCAAATTCACAGTCGTAGACCCTGTTGCAATTACCTCTTCAGGCTTCGCACCAACGAGAGGGGCTGATTTCTCCCCTAACTTTTCAGAAAGATAAAACCAAGGCTCTTCCCCTTCTGTCCAACCGTCAATTCCGAATTCTTTCCATGATTCTTTAATCGCTTCAAGCGCTTCCTCTGACCGTTTAGATAACAATCCGAGAGAATTACCGATCAAATAGATCGAGTCTTGTTTCGTATAAAATTCATCTCTGAAAAAGGCGAGTTCATCCTGCTGATCCAGATTGGATGCATACTCTTTAGAAGCACCAAACGCTTGCGTACCCATCAAATCGACTCCTTTAGTATGTATTAATTTCACTATACAGTTGGATCTGACAGGGTGTCAATGACATCGTGTCATTGACATATTCAAGATCGCTTTTATAAAATATACGTTATTAGCAGATAAAGGATTGAATACCTATGCCAGATAAAAATCAATCGTTATCAAGCCGACAGAAGAAATCCATTCAAACACGTGAAAACCTCCTGCATGCAGCAAAGCTCACGTTCATGGAATACGGCTTTCAAAAAACGACCATCACCCAAATCATCAAACAAGCGGATACTGGATATGGAACAGCGTACGTACATTTTAAGAATAAGGACGAAATCCTGATTGAACTGATTGAAGACGTGATGGAACAATTTTATAAAATTGCGGAATTACCTTTTCGACCTGAAACAGGTGAAGAAGCTGCACGGAAGATTCAAAAACAAGTCCGTATGTTTCTTGAAATGGCAAGGAAAGAACAGCGGATGTTATCAATCGTTGAAGAAGCAATTGGGCAATCTGAAGATGTTCATAATAAATGGAAGGAGATCCGTGAAAAGTTTATTGATCGAATTTCAGATGACATTCGTTATTCGCAACAATGTGGACTTGCGTACCAGGATGTGGATGCCGAGATGGTCAGCCGAGGATGGTTCTACTCGAATGAAATGTATTTATGGGAGATTGTCCGAAATACCCCTGTTTCGATTGATAAGGTTGTACATAACCTAACAACAATGTACGTAAGGGGATTATACCGTTAATTCATGAAGGTGACAGATTAAATGTCATCTTCTTTTTAATTTCATAGATTTATTGCATAGATTTGAAAAAAGACGGGTAGACAATTAAGAAGAATTCAATAGCAAAGCAGGTGTTCCCCATCGAAGTCAAAATGCCGAAATCTATGAAAAAATATTTTAAAATGTCCAAGAGACAACGCTGGGAAGAAATCAATGCAACCTTATGGTTCACCCCTGGTATTTATATCTTTTTATCCATTATTTTAGCGGTCTTCACCTTACTGCTCGATTTAAAAATCGACCTTAGCCAGTATGTAAATGTGAAATTCACTTCTGAAGCACGACTGACTCGTATTCTTGTCAGTACGTTGATTGGCGGTATTTTAACGTTAAGTGCATTTACCTTCAACTCCTTGCTAGTCGTCCTCACGACGTTCAGCGGTCAATTCTCGCCGAGAATGCTTCTTAACTTCGTGTCCGATAAAAAGACTCAGCACGTACTCGGGATTTTCAACGGTAGCTTCATTTATGTATTGACCGTTTTCTTGTTCATCAGCAACACGGATGAGGAGCGTTATATTGCCATCCCTCTCGTCACCGTGTTTCTTGCGTTCTTGACAGCAATTACGTTCATTTACTTCATCAATCATGCTACCACCTGGATGCAAGTCCACAATATCACTGACAACATGAAAGAGATCACAAAACGGATCATCAATTTTTCCATATTAAAAGAAGTAGAACCGTATCGAAGCACCAAAGATACGAAGATGGATGACAAGGAATATCCGAAGGATGGACATCCAATCGATTCAAAGGAATCAGGTTATATCCAGCTCGTCAACTATGTCAAACTGATTGAAATTGCATCAAGGGATAATGTCATCGTTCGTTTTGAATATGGCGTCGGGGAATATGTGTTAGAAGGAGCTCCGGTGCTCACGTATTGGAAAGAAAAAGAAACGGCAATCAATGAACTTGAATATTTGAAAACCCTCGAAATCGGGCATAAACAAACCGAAATCCAAGACTTGGAGTTTGGCGTGAATAAACTGTCTGAGATTGCAATTAAAGCCTTGGGGAATAACGATCCGAAAACCGCTCTGAATACAATACACCAAATGTCCGATCTCTTGACCATCATTGCCCGATACACGCATTTTTCTCCATTTCTTATTGATAAGGATGAAAATATCCGTGTCATTCTGAAAGAGGAGGATTTCGAATACTACCTATATCGTGGCTTTGCCCATATCCGACACTACGCAGACAGGAATTGGGTAATCATAACAGAAATCTTAGCTTCATTGAAATCAATGGCGAGATCGATGGATAAAGTCTTCCATAAGGACTTATGGAACTTTGCCGTCCAAACCGTTAAAGGGATCGAAAAGTATGAAATCTATCACTTGGACCGAAAATATTTGCTTCAGGAACTCTCACAACTCTCCATTGAAACCGACAGAGAGAATGAGTACCGTGAGTTGGAAAGAGCATTTGATAACAAGTAAACGATAAAAAGAGGCTGATTAAGGATCAGCCTCTTTTTATTTGAATTTAATATCGCATGCGATTGATTAAAACTGTTTGAATTTGTCAGCATCGAAATTCTGGAAAACATGTTTGTCATACATCGGGAAGATCTCTTCGCCTGTAAGATGGTTGATGATCACTTTATTCCGATGAACGGCTAATCCTAAATTGGTTGAGCCGACACCATGAGAATGTGAAATTCCGCTATGAACATAAACTTGATTTGGAACAGTCATTCGTAAACGGTAATCGGATTCTACTTCATATCTTCCTTTTTCATCCCATGAAATATAGTCTTTCAAACCATTGATGAACGACGGGACATTTGGTCGATACCCTGTTCCGATGATGACGACTTCACTATCAATCGAGAAATCCTTGTCCTGCTGCCATTGATGACATTGCAACTCATAGGATCCACTCTTCTCTTCAATAGCCGTCACTTCTGTCATCGCTTGCAAACGTACTTTCATTTTTCTGCGAGAAACAGTATTTTCATAAAGCAGGTTATAAATATCCGTTACCGTATGTGAGCTGATTCCCTTATACAAAAGGTCCTGCGTCGCAAAGATTTCGTCTTTCTCTTGCTGTGGAAACTCATAAAAGTAATTCACATAGTCCGGCGAAAATTGCTCGACACTCAGCTTCGATTCTTCCATCGTCAGAAAGCTTTGAGACCGAGTAATCCAGTTCAGGGTATACTCGTGTTCCATATGATCTTTCAGCAGCTCCCGAAACACCTCTGCTGCACTTTGACCAGATCCGATGACGGTAATGGAATTGGCTTCTTTACAACGATCTTGTCGGTTAAGGTATTCTGCCGTATGAAAAACATCCTGGTTTGAAAAACCGCGAAACGTCTTTGGAATTGCTGGTACTCCTCCTGTACCTAACACGAGGTTTTTACCTTTATAAACCGTTGTTTCCTCCGTATGTATATCAAGTACCTTCACTAAGTAGAGCTCTTCGGCTTCATCAAAATCCAATTCCACCACTCTTTTTCCAAAACGGCAATTGTCCAGTTCACGTGCAACCCATTGACAATAGTCATTGTATTCACGTCTTGGAATATCTAATCTTTGTAAGAAATAAAAAGGATACAAGCGATTTTCATTCGCCAGATAGTTCAAAAAGCTATATTTACTTGTCGGATCCGCCAATGTAACAAGATCAGCCATGAACGGTACTTGAAGCCTCGTTCCGACAATCAACATGCCGGGATGCCAATCAAACTCTGACTTTTGTTCGAAAAAAAGCGAATCAATCTCAGTGCGATCTTCAAGTAAAGCAGCGAGACTCAAATTGAATGGTCCTATTCCTACTCCTAATAAATCATATACATGGTCCTCCATAAAACCCCCACCTTTAACTTTATCTTATATAAAAACTCTCCCTTAAAGTATGCCAAATAAAAGCATTCTAATCAAAAAAAGGACTGGGCTAACTTTTTCAAGCCCAGTCCTTCTCTCTTATTTTGTAAGATCATTCAACGCATTTGTTACTGTCTGGATGATGAAATCGAGGTCTTCCTCTTCAAGATTCAATGGTGGAGAAAGTGCGAGCACATTGTTATATCCGTCGACCGTAGCACCATTTTTACCAATTAGAAGCTTGTTTTTCTTACAAGCGGCCATCACTTCATTCAAACGATTCGCTTCAAGTGGTTCTTTCGTCTTCTTGTCTTTTACAAGCTCGATTCCGACAAGAAGACCTTTTCCTCTTACATCTCCCACAAATGGATGATTCTGAAGTCGAGTACTCAATTCATTAAGCAGCCGTTCACCTAACTCCTTCGATCGATCGAAAAGATTCTCATTTTCCATGATTTCAATGTTCTTCAATGCGAGGGCACAAGCAGCAGGATTCCCTCCAAATGTGTTGATATGACGTAAATAATCGTATTCTTCGGATCCTTTAAATGCTTCATAGATTTCCTTCTTCACTGCAGTCGCTGACAACGGAAGGTAACCGGAGGTAATCCCTTTCGCCATTGTAATGATATCTGGTTGGACATCATAATTCATGAAGCCAAAAGGCTTTCCAGTCCTTCCAAATCCACAGATCACCTCATCGACGATCATAAGTGCGCCGTGTTTTTCACAGATCTCCTTTACCGCCTTCATGTAGCCCTCGGGTGGCATGAGAATGCCGCCTCCAGTAATAATCGGCTCCATGATCATCGCTGCAATCGTGTCACTCAATTCCCACGTCATCGTTCGATCGACTTCTTGGACACATGCCATTTCATGGGCATTTTCCAAATCTGCATCCTTCATCCGATACGAATCTGGTGGTGAGACATGGATGAATCCCGGTGCAAGAGGCTCGTATTTGAATTTTCGTTGAGCTTGCCCTGTTGCCGCAAGCGATCCCATCGTATTTCCATGATACGCACGGTAACGTGAAATGAACTTATATCGGTTCTGTTCCCCACGTTGTTGATGATATTGACGTGCAATCTTAAAGGCAGTTTCATTTGCTTCCGAACCACTGTTGGAAAAGAAGATTACATAGTCCCCGCCGAGCATCTCATTTAACTTCTCAGCTAGATCGACTGCTGGAACATGACTATGAGTTAGAGGAAAATAAGCCATTTCCTTCAACTGCTCATATGCAGCATCCGCTAATTCTGTCCGGCCATATCCGACATTGACACACCATAAACCAGCCATCGCATCTAAATATTTTTCGCCGTTGATATCCGTCACCCAAGCTCCTTTTGAGCTCGATACAACCATCGTAGCTTCAGGATTGTACGGTTTCATAGAATGCCAGACATACTGATCATCCTTTTTTAAGATATCCTTCGATTGATCGACTTGATGAACCATAGTTGGACCTCCTTTTAATACTCGAAACGAGAAGTGATCATTTTCTTACGAGTGTAGAAGTTGATGCCGTCTTTTCCATTCACATGGAGATCTCCATAAAAGGAATCCTTCCACCCAGAGAATGGGAAGAATGCCATAGTCGCCGGAACACCGATATTGATGCCAAGCATGCCCGCATCTGCCTCTTCTCTGAACTTTCGTACAGCAGAAGCATCTTTCGTGTAGAGGGTCGCACCATTTCCGAAGCGTGATTTCCGGATGTACTCAAGACCTCCATCTAGATCATCAGCCCGCAAGAGACTGAGGACGGGTGCGAAGATTTCTTCTTTTGCAATCGTCATCTCCGGTGTGACGTGATCAAAAATTGTCGGACCGAGAAAGTTCCCTTCCTTCAATTCACTCATTTCCCTCCGGCCATCTCTGATCAGATCCGCTCCTTCTTCAACTCCCTTTTCAATATATCCAAGTACTTTCTGACGATGAGCCTCCCGAATCACAGGGGTTAAAAGAACGGTATCATCCAAACCATTTCCAATCGTTAATTCATCCGCTTTCTTTCTTAAAGCTTCAACGAATTTATCGTTATCTCCTACAACAACAACGGCACTACAAGCCATACATCGTTGACCTGCGCTTCCAAATGTTGAAGTGATAATGTTCTGGACCGCTTTTTCCATATCTGCATCCGGCATGACGATATGATGATTCTTAGCTCCAGACAAGGCTTGAACACGCTTTCCTTCTGCAGCTGTTCGCTCATATACATATTTCGCGACAGGCTGTGAACCGACGAATGAAACCGCTTTAACATCAGGGTGTTCAATCAAACCGTTCACAACATCGTGTGCCCCATGGACGATATTGAATACGCCATCTGGAACACCTGCTTCCGTCAGCAGCTCACCTAATCGGTTAGCAAGTATCGGT from Pseudalkalibacillus sp. SCS-8 includes the following:
- a CDS encoding CoA-acylating methylmalonate-semialdehyde dehydrogenase, translated to MTVTKSDTKMLKNYINGEWVASASTEDLEVPNPATGEVLARVPISNKQDVDRAVQSAQSAFQTWKNVPVPKRARYMYKFHHLLNEHHEELARLIVQENGKAFKEAYGEIQRGIECVEFAAGAPTHLMGETLSNIAEEIDSEMFRYPLGVVGGITPFNFPMMVPLWMFPLAIVCGNTFVLKPSERTPILANRLGELLTEAGVPDGVFNIVHGAHDVVNGLIEHPDVKAVSFVGSQPVAKYVYERTAAEGKRVQALSGAKNHHIVMPDADMEKAVQNIITSTFGSAGQRCMACSAVVVVGDNDKFVEALRKKADELTIGNGLDDTVLLTPVIREAHRQKVLGYIEKGVEEGADLIRDGRREMSELKEGNFLGPTIFDHVTPEMTIAKEEIFAPVLSLLRADDLDGGLEYIRKSRFGNGATLYTKDASAVRKFREEADAGMLGINIGVPATMAFFPFSGWKDSFYGDLHVNGKDGINFYTRKKMITSRFEY